Proteins co-encoded in one Quercus robur chromosome 8, dhQueRobu3.1, whole genome shotgun sequence genomic window:
- the LOC126696705 gene encoding uncharacterized protein LOC126696705, with protein sequence MEDTTNKPTYHSPPNSQLQGIQGNEKEVDVGDQYVLVGEEETKEGFYSISAASLISAGDSQMEEASNGKIEDTQKVESQEENVEVESLVEIANGKFEETQKVEPQAEYIEVAIEDVGEVKAVDESVKEILIDENSESVDQSYDGGDSGLRTSNFDKEEKSSEVVDSGKYEEEEKEVSHSVADYVKPIVSLSMDFSQGVEEPAENLTGLESKENEEKVPLSLEKSNGISPVKANEEVKGIEETKLPSPDENDGSYEVAKETTLPALGEDGKVPEVVQKEIEETELLASDVSVAEASTGVYQSSKEEANDSLQPLANAPAVDTSNVGEESNKTEIPESTGNPHIISVSQRPLQPTSWKSCCGIFEVLRRSDR encoded by the exons ATGGAAGACACcacaaacaaacccacctaCCATTCTCCACCTAATTCTCAACTCCAAG GTATCCAAGGGAATGAGAAAGAAGTTGATGTTGGTGATCAGTATGTTTTAGTTGGAGAAGAGGAAACAAAAGAAGGGTTTTATTCTATATCTGCTGCATCATTGATTTCTGCAGGGGATAGTCAAATGGAGGAAGCTTCAAATGGCAAAATAGAAGACACCCAGAAAGTGGAATCTCAGGAAGAGAATGTGGAGGTGGAAAGTTTGGTTGAAATTGCAAATGGGAAATTTGAGGAGACTCAGAAAGTGGAACCACAGGCCGAGTATATCGAGGTGGCGATTGAGGATGTTGGGGAGGTCAAAGCCGTGGATGAATCCGTGAAAGAAATTCTTATTGATGAGAATTCCGAGTCTGTGGATCAATCATATGATGGTGGTGATTCAGGTTTGAGAACCAGCAATTTTGACAAAGAGGAGAAGAGTTCTGAGGTGGTTGATTCAGGTAAGTATGAGGAAGAGGAGAAAGAGGTTTCTCACTCGGTTGCTGACTATGTTAAGCCTATTGTGTCTTTATCTATGGATTTCAGTCAAGGTGTAGAAGAACCGGCTGAGAATTTGACTGGATTGGAATCGAAGGAAAACGAGGAGAAAGTTCCACTATCTTTAGAGAAGAGTAATGGGATTTCTCCGGTCAAGGCAAACGAGGAGGTGAAGGGGATTGAGGAAACAAAACTGCCATCTCCAGATGAGAATGATGGTTCTTATGAGGTTGCAAAAGAAACAACATTGCCGGCCTTGGGAGAGGATGGTAAAGTTCCCGAGGTGGTGCAAAAGGAAATTGAGGAAACAGAATTGCTGGCATCAGATGTGAGTGTTGCAGAGGCATCAACTGGTGTTTATCAGTCATCAAAGGAAGAAGCTAACGATTCATTGCAGCCATTGGCTAATGCTCCAGCTGTTGACACAAGTAATGTCGGTGAAGAGAGCAACAAGACTGAGATTCCTGAAAGCACAGGAAATCCG CATATTATATCAGTGTCTCAACGCCCCCTGCAACCAACTTCTTGGAAGAGTTGCTGTGGAATTTTTGAAGTTCTACGCCGCTCTGATAGATAA
- the LOC126696704 gene encoding peroxisomal and mitochondrial division factor 2 isoform X2 encodes MADKEIIINGAESDQTGESFYDLDQRGGGAGGSDYDARVSELNRKIESLEREKVQLVNENSESKERIKKLSLEIGELRNDNASKKEKLGELEKEIERSGEELKSLESVARRAVELETEVSRMQHDLISTMSESEEANKEASELKRALGEKGERVERLEREVESLKKEKLESEKRVRELERKVGVLEMKEIEDKSKKVRIEEEMREKIDEKEREIDGFRKKVQELESVVVEKGAELEKWMREKLGLEESLKESDEKAKVTESMMLGLKKEVEEAERVISGLKEKAAEAINGSVNGVREFVVEGEKKSGLKLDWPVLAGSTGAIGFAAAAAYLIYARRR; translated from the coding sequence ATGGCGGACAAGGAGATAATCATCAATGGCGCTGAGTCGGATCAGACGGGGGAGAGCTTCTACGATCTCGATCAACGCGGCGGCGGCGCTGGCGGCAGCGATTACGACGCTAGGGTTTCGGAGCTGAACAGGAAGATCGAGTCTTTGGAGCGCGAGAAGGTTCAGTTGGTGAACGAGAATTCGGAAAGCAAGGAGCGAATCAAGAAACTGAGTTTGGAGATCGGAGAGCTTCGAAACGACAACGCATCGAAGAAGGAAAAGCTCGGAGAGCTGGAGAAGGAGATCGAACGGTCCGGAGAGGAGCTGAAGTCCTTGGAGTCGGTGGCCAGGAGAGCGGTGGAGCTCGAGACTGAGGTTTCGAGGATGCAGCATGATTTGATTTCGACGATGAGCGAAAGCGAGGAGGCGAATAAGGAAGCGAGTGAATTGAAGAGGGCTTTGGgagagaagggagagagagttgAGAGGTTGGAGAGAGAGGTGGAGAGTTTGAAGAAGGAGAAGTTGGAGAGTgagaagagagtgagggaattggAGAGGAAAGTTGGGGTTTTGGAAATGAAGGAAATTGAGGATAAGAGTAAGAAAGTTAGGATTGAGGAGGAGATGAGGGAGAAGATtgatgagaaagagagggagattGATGGGTTTAGGAAGAAAGTTCAGGAACTGGAGTCTGTGGTTGTGGAAAAGGGGGCTGAATTGGAGAAATGGATGAGGGAGAAATTGGGTTTGGAGGAGTCGTTGAAGGAGTCTGATGAGAAGGCGAAAGTGACAGAATCCATGATGTTGGGATTGAAGAAGGAAGTGGAGGAGGCCGAGAGGGTGATCAGCGGGCTGAAGGAGAAGGCAGCTGAGGCCATTAATGGGAGTGTGAATGGGGTAAGGGAGTTTGTTGTTGAAGGAGAGAAGAAAAGCGGGTTGAAGTTGGATTGGCCGGTGCTGGCAGGGTCTACTGGTGCAATTGGTTTTGCTGCTGCAGCTGCATATTTGATTTACGCAAGGCGGAGGTGA
- the LOC126696704 gene encoding peroxisomal and mitochondrial division factor 2 isoform X1 produces the protein MKKAMADKEIIINGAESDQTGESFYDLDQRGGGAGGSDYDARVSELNRKIESLEREKVQLVNENSESKERIKKLSLEIGELRNDNASKKEKLGELEKEIERSGEELKSLESVARRAVELETEVSRMQHDLISTMSESEEANKEASELKRALGEKGERVERLEREVESLKKEKLESEKRVRELERKVGVLEMKEIEDKSKKVRIEEEMREKIDEKEREIDGFRKKVQELESVVVEKGAELEKWMREKLGLEESLKESDEKAKVTESMMLGLKKEVEEAERVISGLKEKAAEAINGSVNGVREFVVEGEKKSGLKLDWPVLAGSTGAIGFAAAAAYLIYARRR, from the coding sequence CAATGGCGGACAAGGAGATAATCATCAATGGCGCTGAGTCGGATCAGACGGGGGAGAGCTTCTACGATCTCGATCAACGCGGCGGCGGCGCTGGCGGCAGCGATTACGACGCTAGGGTTTCGGAGCTGAACAGGAAGATCGAGTCTTTGGAGCGCGAGAAGGTTCAGTTGGTGAACGAGAATTCGGAAAGCAAGGAGCGAATCAAGAAACTGAGTTTGGAGATCGGAGAGCTTCGAAACGACAACGCATCGAAGAAGGAAAAGCTCGGAGAGCTGGAGAAGGAGATCGAACGGTCCGGAGAGGAGCTGAAGTCCTTGGAGTCGGTGGCCAGGAGAGCGGTGGAGCTCGAGACTGAGGTTTCGAGGATGCAGCATGATTTGATTTCGACGATGAGCGAAAGCGAGGAGGCGAATAAGGAAGCGAGTGAATTGAAGAGGGCTTTGGgagagaagggagagagagttgAGAGGTTGGAGAGAGAGGTGGAGAGTTTGAAGAAGGAGAAGTTGGAGAGTgagaagagagtgagggaattggAGAGGAAAGTTGGGGTTTTGGAAATGAAGGAAATTGAGGATAAGAGTAAGAAAGTTAGGATTGAGGAGGAGATGAGGGAGAAGATtgatgagaaagagagggagattGATGGGTTTAGGAAGAAAGTTCAGGAACTGGAGTCTGTGGTTGTGGAAAAGGGGGCTGAATTGGAGAAATGGATGAGGGAGAAATTGGGTTTGGAGGAGTCGTTGAAGGAGTCTGATGAGAAGGCGAAAGTGACAGAATCCATGATGTTGGGATTGAAGAAGGAAGTGGAGGAGGCCGAGAGGGTGATCAGCGGGCTGAAGGAGAAGGCAGCTGAGGCCATTAATGGGAGTGTGAATGGGGTAAGGGAGTTTGTTGTTGAAGGAGAGAAGAAAAGCGGGTTGAAGTTGGATTGGCCGGTGCTGGCAGGGTCTACTGGTGCAATTGGTTTTGCTGCTGCAGCTGCATATTTGATTTACGCAAGGCGGAGGTGA